The proteins below come from a single Acanthopagrus latus isolate v.2019 chromosome 4, fAcaLat1.1, whole genome shotgun sequence genomic window:
- the LOC119018163 gene encoding chymotrypsin A-like isoform X1, protein MGMSNCSLAIPARVARATSRKFSSEPESTKVENSLSAPPVQTPTLSDNMSRPVSSNHVAPRQYKSSKLAQTQHDRAMAFLWILSCLAFVGAVYGCGTPAISPVITGYSRIVNGEEAVPHSWPWQVSLQDYTGFHFCGGSLINENWVVTAAHCNVRTSHRVILGEHDRSSNAEAIQVMKVGKVFKHPNYNSYTINNDILLIKLASPAQMGMRVSPVCVAETADYFPGGMRCVTSGWGLTRYNAPDTPALLQQASLPLLTNEQCRQYWGSKISNLMICAGASGASSCMGDSGGPLVCEKAGAWTLVGIVSWGSGTCTPTMPGVYARVTELRAWMDQIIAAN, encoded by the exons ATGGGGATGTCCAACTGTTCACTTGCAATTCCAGCTCGGGTTGCGAGGGCGACATCCAGGAAATTTTCATCGGAACCGGAATCAACCAAG GTGGAAAACTCACTGTCAGCTCCACCTGTCCAAACTCCCACCCTCTCTGATAACATGTCCCGTCCTGTCTCGTCCAATCACGTTGCTCCCCGGCAGTATAAAAGCTCCAAGCTTGCACAGACCCAACATGATCGAGCCATGGCCTTCCTGTGGATCCTCTCCTGCCTCGCCTTCGTCGGCGCCGTCTACG gCTGCGGCACTCCCGCCATCAGTCCCGTCATCACAGGTTACTCTCGTATTGTGAATGGTGAGGAGGCGGTGCCTCACTCCTGGCCCTGGCAGGTGTCcctgcag GATTACACTGGCTTCCACTTCTGTGGCGGCTCTCTCATCAATGAGAACTGGGTGGTGACAGCCGCTCACTGCAACGTCAG GACGTCCCACCGTGTGATCCTCGGAGAACACGACCGCTCCTCCAACGCTGAGGCCATCCAGGTCATGAAGGTCGGAAAG gTGTTCAAGCACCCCAACTACAACAGCTATACCATCAACAACGATATCCTGCTCATCAAGCTGGCCAGCCCCGCTCAGATGGGCATGCGTGTTTCCccagtgtgtgtggctgagacCGCTGACTACTTCCCCGGAGGCATGAGGTGTGTGACCAGCGGCTGGGGCCTGACCCGCTACAACG cccCTGACACCCCCGCCCTGCTGCAGCAGGCCTCCCTCCCCCTGCTGACCAATGAGCAGTGCCGTCAGTACTGGGGCAGCAAGATCAGCAACCTGATGATCTGCGCTGGAGCCTCCGGAGCCTCCTCCTGCATG ggcGACTCTGGTGGTCCTCTGGTCTGTGAGAAGGCCGGAGCCTGGACTCTGGTCGGTATCGTGTCCTGGGGCAGTGGAACCTGCACTCCCACCATGCCTGGCGTGTACGCCCGTGTCACCGAGCTCCGCGCCTGGATGGATCAGATCATCGCTGCCAACTGA
- the LOC119018163 gene encoding chymotrypsin A-like isoform X3, with protein sequence MFWKVENSLSAPPVQTPTLSDNMSRPVSSNHVAPRQYKSSKLAQTQHDRAMAFLWILSCLAFVGAVYGCGTPAISPVITGYSRIVNGEEAVPHSWPWQVSLQDYTGFHFCGGSLINENWVVTAAHCNVRTSHRVILGEHDRSSNAEAIQVMKVGKVFKHPNYNSYTINNDILLIKLASPAQMGMRVSPVCVAETADYFPGGMRCVTSGWGLTRYNAPDTPALLQQASLPLLTNEQCRQYWGSKISNLMICAGASGASSCMGDSGGPLVCEKAGAWTLVGIVSWGSGTCTPTMPGVYARVTELRAWMDQIIAAN encoded by the exons ATGTTCTGGAAA GTGGAAAACTCACTGTCAGCTCCACCTGTCCAAACTCCCACCCTCTCTGATAACATGTCCCGTCCTGTCTCGTCCAATCACGTTGCTCCCCGGCAGTATAAAAGCTCCAAGCTTGCACAGACCCAACATGATCGAGCCATGGCCTTCCTGTGGATCCTCTCCTGCCTCGCCTTCGTCGGCGCCGTCTACG gCTGCGGCACTCCCGCCATCAGTCCCGTCATCACAGGTTACTCTCGTATTGTGAATGGTGAGGAGGCGGTGCCTCACTCCTGGCCCTGGCAGGTGTCcctgcag GATTACACTGGCTTCCACTTCTGTGGCGGCTCTCTCATCAATGAGAACTGGGTGGTGACAGCCGCTCACTGCAACGTCAG GACGTCCCACCGTGTGATCCTCGGAGAACACGACCGCTCCTCCAACGCTGAGGCCATCCAGGTCATGAAGGTCGGAAAG gTGTTCAAGCACCCCAACTACAACAGCTATACCATCAACAACGATATCCTGCTCATCAAGCTGGCCAGCCCCGCTCAGATGGGCATGCGTGTTTCCccagtgtgtgtggctgagacCGCTGACTACTTCCCCGGAGGCATGAGGTGTGTGACCAGCGGCTGGGGCCTGACCCGCTACAACG cccCTGACACCCCCGCCCTGCTGCAGCAGGCCTCCCTCCCCCTGCTGACCAATGAGCAGTGCCGTCAGTACTGGGGCAGCAAGATCAGCAACCTGATGATCTGCGCTGGAGCCTCCGGAGCCTCCTCCTGCATG ggcGACTCTGGTGGTCCTCTGGTCTGTGAGAAGGCCGGAGCCTGGACTCTGGTCGGTATCGTGTCCTGGGGCAGTGGAACCTGCACTCCCACCATGCCTGGCGTGTACGCCCGTGTCACCGAGCTCCGCGCCTGGATGGATCAGATCATCGCTGCCAACTGA
- the LOC119018163 gene encoding chymotrypsin A-like isoform X2 has product MREVENSLSAPPVQTPTLSDNMSRPVSSNHVAPRQYKSSKLAQTQHDRAMAFLWILSCLAFVGAVYGCGTPAISPVITGYSRIVNGEEAVPHSWPWQVSLQDYTGFHFCGGSLINENWVVTAAHCNVRTSHRVILGEHDRSSNAEAIQVMKVGKVFKHPNYNSYTINNDILLIKLASPAQMGMRVSPVCVAETADYFPGGMRCVTSGWGLTRYNAPDTPALLQQASLPLLTNEQCRQYWGSKISNLMICAGASGASSCMGDSGGPLVCEKAGAWTLVGIVSWGSGTCTPTMPGVYARVTELRAWMDQIIAAN; this is encoded by the exons GTGGAAAACTCACTGTCAGCTCCACCTGTCCAAACTCCCACCCTCTCTGATAACATGTCCCGTCCTGTCTCGTCCAATCACGTTGCTCCCCGGCAGTATAAAAGCTCCAAGCTTGCACAGACCCAACATGATCGAGCCATGGCCTTCCTGTGGATCCTCTCCTGCCTCGCCTTCGTCGGCGCCGTCTACG gCTGCGGCACTCCCGCCATCAGTCCCGTCATCACAGGTTACTCTCGTATTGTGAATGGTGAGGAGGCGGTGCCTCACTCCTGGCCCTGGCAGGTGTCcctgcag GATTACACTGGCTTCCACTTCTGTGGCGGCTCTCTCATCAATGAGAACTGGGTGGTGACAGCCGCTCACTGCAACGTCAG GACGTCCCACCGTGTGATCCTCGGAGAACACGACCGCTCCTCCAACGCTGAGGCCATCCAGGTCATGAAGGTCGGAAAG gTGTTCAAGCACCCCAACTACAACAGCTATACCATCAACAACGATATCCTGCTCATCAAGCTGGCCAGCCCCGCTCAGATGGGCATGCGTGTTTCCccagtgtgtgtggctgagacCGCTGACTACTTCCCCGGAGGCATGAGGTGTGTGACCAGCGGCTGGGGCCTGACCCGCTACAACG cccCTGACACCCCCGCCCTGCTGCAGCAGGCCTCCCTCCCCCTGCTGACCAATGAGCAGTGCCGTCAGTACTGGGGCAGCAAGATCAGCAACCTGATGATCTGCGCTGGAGCCTCCGGAGCCTCCTCCTGCATG ggcGACTCTGGTGGTCCTCTGGTCTGTGAGAAGGCCGGAGCCTGGACTCTGGTCGGTATCGTGTCCTGGGGCAGTGGAACCTGCACTCCCACCATGCCTGGCGTGTACGCCCGTGTCACCGAGCTCCGCGCCTGGATGGATCAGATCATCGCTGCCAACTGA
- the LOC119018282 gene encoding agouti-related protein isoform X1, translating to MWSDHMCRMFGSVLLCWCSFTLLRFSSSLVHGNIQLEDGPPAARRAEPSYLSEMDRSHAPDPVHDPVLLPIDSVEDHFLMDAGSYDEDSSAALQLQGRAMRSPRRCIPHQQSCLGYPLPCCDPCDTCYCRFFNAICYCRRVGHTCPPRRT from the exons ATGTGGTCCGATCACATGTGCAG GATGTTcggctctgtgctgctctgctggtgCTCCTTCACACTGCTgcgtttctcttcctctctggttCATGGAAACATCCAGCTGGAAGATGGTCCGCCTGCTGCCCGCCGTGCCGAACCCTCATATCTGTCGGAAATGG ACCGAAGCCACGCCCCCGATCCCGTGCATGACCCTGTCCTCCTACCCATTGACTCGGTGGAGGATCACTTCCTGATGGACGCAGGGTCCTACGATGAG GACTCATCAGCAGCCTTACAGCTGCAGGGTCGGGCCATGCGTTCACCTCGTCGATGCATCCCCCACCAACAGTCCTGTCTGGGTTACCCTCTGCCCTGCTGTGACCCCTGTGACACCTGCTACTGTCGCTTCTTCAATGCCATCTGCTACTGCCGCCGAGTCGGCCACACCTGCCCGCCCCGACGCACCTGA
- the LOC119018282 gene encoding agouti-related protein isoform X2 produces the protein MFGSVLLCWCSFTLLRFSSSLVHGNIQLEDGPPAARRAEPSYLSEMDRSHAPDPVHDPVLLPIDSVEDHFLMDAGSYDEDSSAALQLQGRAMRSPRRCIPHQQSCLGYPLPCCDPCDTCYCRFFNAICYCRRVGHTCPPRRT, from the exons ATGTTcggctctgtgctgctctgctggtgCTCCTTCACACTGCTgcgtttctcttcctctctggttCATGGAAACATCCAGCTGGAAGATGGTCCGCCTGCTGCCCGCCGTGCCGAACCCTCATATCTGTCGGAAATGG ACCGAAGCCACGCCCCCGATCCCGTGCATGACCCTGTCCTCCTACCCATTGACTCGGTGGAGGATCACTTCCTGATGGACGCAGGGTCCTACGATGAG GACTCATCAGCAGCCTTACAGCTGCAGGGTCGGGCCATGCGTTCACCTCGTCGATGCATCCCCCACCAACAGTCCTGTCTGGGTTACCCTCTGCCCTGCTGTGACCCCTGTGACACCTGCTACTGTCGCTTCTTCAATGCCATCTGCTACTGCCGCCGAGTCGGCCACACCTGCCCGCCCCGACGCACCTGA